TGCGCTCGGTCATCATGCCGATCATCATTTCACCGATGATCGTACCTATCGTCGTGGTCGCGGCGGGCTTCTATCTGATCTTCGCGCCGCTCGGCCTCGTCAATTCGTATCCGGGCGTGGTCCTCGCGCATGCGGCGCTCGGCACGCCGTTCGTCGTCATCACCGTGACGGCTTCGCTGCTCTCGTTCGATCAAAGCCTGCTGCGTGCGGCGTCCGGTCTCGGTGCATCGCCGTGGACCGGGTTCAGGCGCGTGACCTTGCCGCTCATCACGCCGGCGGTTGCAACCGGAAGCGTGTTCGCATTCGCAACCTCGTTCGACGAAGTGATCGTCATTCTGTTCATCGGCGGGCCGGAACAGAAGACCGTGCCGCGGCAGATGTGGAGCGGAATACGCGATTCCATCGATCCATCGATTCTCGCCGTCGCGACGATGCTGATCGTGTTCGCCGTGCTGCTCTTCGCGAGCATCAACTGGCTGCGGGCGCGCGCAGCCGCGGCGAGTCAGGCGCTCGTCTAGGCGTTGTTCTACGCGCGGAACGCTTCTTCCGCATAGTCGACGAAGCGTCGCGCGGGCGTCGTCAACGGGTTGCGCCTGAGCCACGCCGCTACGAGGCTCGAACGCGCGACGTCCTCCGCGATTTCCACCGACACCACTTCGTTGCCGTCATACGTGAGCGACGAAGGCGGCCGCGTGACGAGAATCGAGTAGCCGAAGCCTTGCCCTACCATGCCACGCACGAGTTCGAGCGATGGCGAACTGAAAGTCACGCGCGGCGTCAGCCCGAATGGTTTGAATAGATCGACGAAGTAGTCACGGCTCGGCGCAACGTCGAGCAGGATGAGCGGTTCCTGATACACGTCGAAGAGACTGATTCTGGCTTGACCCGCCAATCGATGCGATGCCGGCAACAGCACATAAGGGCTTTGCGGGCGCGTGAGAACGTGCGTTTCGACGCTCGCATCGAGGCCCAGCGGATAGACCATCACGAGATCGAAACGGCCTGCGAAAAGGCCTTGCAGCAGCTCGTCCTGATCGCCGTCGCGCACGCGTATCTCGATGCCCGGGTACACCGCGTTGAACCCGCGAATCAGCGCGGGAAGAAAGAGCGGCGCAAACGTCTCGAAGCAGCCTATGTCCACGCGTCCGGCCGATACATCCGCTTCGGCCAGCGTTTCCTGCTCGAATGCGCGGGCATTGCGCAACAACGCTTGAGCGCGTTCATAAAAGCGCGTGCCGGCAGGCGTAAGCGATATGCCTTGCGCGTGGCCTCTGATGAACAACTGCACGCCGAAGCTCTCTTCGAGCGCCTTGATCGCGGCAGAAATCGACGGCTGCGCAATGAAGAGCCTGCGCGACGCTTCGGCGACGCTTCCGTGATCGACAGTCGCCACGAAATAACGGAGCTGTCGCAGCGTGAACGGTGCCGGCATGCCCGCGCTCCCTGGAAAAGACGTGAACCGATGGTATCAGGCCGATTTTCCACGGGCGTCGGCAACGACATTCATCCGACAAAAGGGAACTCGTCTTCGGGCAAGGGATCGCCCGCTGATAGCCGTTGCGCGAGATGCCGATAAGGCGGCGACGTCTCGCCTCCGCGATCGACGTACACGGCATCGTCGCCGAGCCATCTGAACGACACGACGCGGCGCGAATTCGAAGCCTGCCTGTTTCCAGGTGCGCCATGCACCGTATGAAAGTTGAACGCAATGGCATCGCCGGGCATGAGGTCCCAGCCGAGAATGCGATATTCGTCGCGATTCGCCTCGATATCGGGCATTTCTTCCAGCCCGTTGGTCGCGCGGTCATATGCGACGCCAGTGAACTTGCGCGGCGTGAAGAGCTTGCCCCATCGATGCGATCCGGCGACGAACTCCACGCATGTATCGCGCGGCACCGGATCGAGCGGCACCCACATGCTGACGCTTTGCCGCGCGCTCACACAGTAATAGGGTTCATCGTGATGCCACGGTGTCGCCTTGTCCGCGCCCGGCTCCTTCACGAGCACATGTTCATGGAAGATGCGTGCGCGCTCCGACTGCATCAGTTCGCGTGCGATGCGGGCCGCCGGACTTTCCTCGACGAAGCGTCGAAACGGTTCGATGCGTTGCCAGTTGCAATAGTCGCCGAAGAAGCGCCCCGTCGTCTTTCCGGCGGTGTAGTCGCGAAAGTCCGGCCCCGGCTGAGTGACGTTCATCTCCACGCCCGAGCGCAATGCCGCAATCCAGTCCGTGAATACACCGCGCAATACAGCGGCGCCATCCCGCGCAAACGCTTCCTTCTCTTCTTCCAGCATGACACGCCTCCCTTGTCGACATGGCTAACGTCGCTCAAGAGTCGCACGACATAGGGCTGTGGCAAAGGATGAAAAACCTATAGGCGATAAAGGAAAATGCTTTCCGTAAATCAAGCGGAATTGCGCTGACAGGAAAACAAGCAGGACAATCCGTCTGCGGAAAGACCATTTCACGCCAAAAGAAAGCACTTAGTCGCCACCGCGCCCATCCTTAAGGCATTCGTCAGCAATCGTCGGTACGCTCGATGCTTACCAAGACAAGAAAAACGGATGCCTGGACAATGTCAGCAGTCTACGTCGAGAGCCTGGTCAAGAGCTCCTGGAAGAATCTCACCGCCCACAGATTTCACCGCAAGCACGCAATCGAGGCGCGCAAGATTTTGCGCACCATCGAGAACAAGCACGGCAAGACGGATGCCGCGCAACTGAGACTGGCGGACGCCTACGCGCGCGACGTTCTCGGCGACTTGTGCTATGCGCCCTGGCTGCATGTCTACACGGCGGTCAACGGTGCGTTCAAGGAGGGCTGGATTCCGGACAACTACTATGGGTGGATCGTCGTCCCCAAGATGAAGGGGCTATACGGTCAGATGTCGCATCTCAAGCCGGTTTCGCGACTCATCTTCAATGACGATGCGTTCCCCGATCTCGGCTATTACGTCAACGGTCTTTTCTTTACGGCAGATCACGCCGCCATTCCCGATTCGCAGGTCGAAAGCATGCTGTTCAGCGACACGGACAGAGTCGCGTTCAAGCTCGATCACTCGTCGCAGGGCAAAGGCGTGTTCCTGATGGACCGCAAAGAGTTCTGCGTCAAGCGCATAAGGGAACTTGGCAACGGCGTCGTGCAGCGCTTCATCGTGCAGCATGAGTCGTTCGACCGGTTCGCATCGAAGGCCGTCGCGACTGTGCGCTTCACCACGGTCGTCGACGACGCGGGCCGCATTTCATTGCGCGCCTGCTTCCTGCGGCTCGGACGCGCCGCGGACACGTACATCCGTCCCGATAGCGAAGTCTGCGTGCCCGTCGATCTCCATAGTGGGCGGCTTTATCGGAAGGGCTATCTGAGCGACTGGACCGATACCGAAGCGCATCCGGATTCCAAGGTCCGCTTCGAAGGCGTCGCGCTTCCCGCATTCGATCGATGCGCGCAGAAGGTGCTCGAGCTTCACGCGAAGGTGCCGTTCGCGCGCTGCGTGGGCTGGGATGTCACCGTCGATACGAACGAGAACGTGCTTGTGATGGAGTGGAACGCCGAACATAACGACGTCAAGTTCAGCGAAGCCACACAAGGTCCATGCTTCTCGGACCTGCAATGGGAAAGACTCAATCCTTTCGTACAACACGGCTCGAGAGCGTTGGCGTTGCAACGCGGGGCGCTGTAACGCGCGTCACGCGCCCCGTTGCATTACGCTCGATACCGCTCGCGAATCAGCGCAGACCGCCGCTCGCGACAATGCTTTCGCCGGTCAGCCAGCGCGCATCGTCGGACGCGAGAAACACCGCAACCGATGCGATATCGTCCGGTTGACCGAGGCGGCCGAGCGGCGTCTGCGCGAGCACGCCCGCTTCCATATCCGAGCCGATGATGCCCGAGCTTTGCGTGCCTTCGGTCACGACCATGCCGGGGTTGATCGAATTCACGCGAATCTTTTTCGCGCCGAGCTCGCGTGCAAGCACGCCCGTGATGGCATCCACCGCGCCTTTCGTTCCGCTATAGACCGCGCTTCCCGGCGGCGTGATGCGGCTCACGACCGAACTCACGTTGATGATGCTCGCGCCTTCGCCGAGATGCTTCGCGGCCGCCTGCGTGACGAGCAGAACGCCCAGCACGTTCACGTTGAACTGCTTGTGGAAGTGCTCTTCGGTGATCTCTTCGATCGGCGCGAACTCGTAGACGCCCGAGTTGTTCACGACGATATCGAGCCGGCCATACGTTTCCACCGCCGCATTCACGATGCCTTTCGCATCCGCCGCGCTCGATACATCGCCCGCGACCGCGATGGCCTTGCCATTCGCCGCGGTGATGTCGGCGACGACCGCATCGGCGCCCGCCCTGCTGCTTGCATAGTTGACGACCACTGAAGCGCCTTCTGCGGCGAGCGCCTTGGCGATGGCCGCGCCGATACCCTTCGATGCACCGGTGACGAGGGCCACCTTGCCTGCGAGCTTGCTCATGATCATTTCCTTGAAAGAGAGTCTCAATTCGAACGATGCGAACGATGCGACAGGCGGCTGATCGATACGACCGAACCGCCATGTCCGCAATGTAGACGCGTCATCGTGACCGATAAAGCGGCTGCTAATGAATTGACTGACTGGAAATGACGAACAATGCGGCGTCAGGAAAGCGCGGGGCGTTTCGCGTTATGCGCTTTTCTCCGCAGAAGCGAGGCCATTGAGTTGCGCGAGCACGTCGAACATATGCGGCACGTAGGCGTCGCCGTGCCCGAGGTTTGTCGCGATTACATACATCTGACGAACGGCTTCGGCGATCAAAGCCGTCGAGGAATAGGAAGAAGCAAGCTGACTGTACGAACGCATGTCCTTCGCGGCGTTGCGGATGGCGAATTGCTGGCCGCTGTCGTCGCCTTCGAGCAGATACGGAATGATGCGATCGAACGTCTTGCTATGCGCGCCGCTCAAGCGGCAGACCGCCGCGAATTCATGCAGGTCGAGCTTCGCTTTGGCAGCCGTGCCGAACGCTTCGGCGAGGATCGCGCCGTTCGCCTGCGCGATGAAGTTGTGGATCAGCTTCGCGCGATAACCGGCGCCATGACCGCCGAGATGATGAATCGTCTCCGCATACGCCTGCATGACCGGGCGCACGCGATCGAGCACCGCGGCATCGCCACCGGCGAGGACGTTGAGCCGTCCTTCGCGCGCTTCTTTCGGCGTGCGGTTCACGGGGGCATCGAGAAACGCGGCGCCCTTCTTTGCGAACGCGCTGGCCGCTTCGTCCGCGAAGTCCGCGTCGGCAGTCGTACTGTCGACCACGATCAATCCCTCGCGAGCGCCCGCAAGCAGCCCGTTCTCGCGGAACACCGCGTCACGCACTTGCGCCGTGCCTGTCACGCAGATCAGCACCATATCGACCGAGCGCGCGAGTTCATCTGCATAGCTAACTTCTTTCGCTCCCTGCGCGACGAGCGCTTCGAGCGCCTGTCGGCTTCTGTGTCCCACGACCGAGAGTTCGAAGCCCTTGCTCAACACTTGCGCGGCGATAGCGCTGCCCATCAGTCCCAGCCCGATCATGCCGACGCGCTCGATGCGCCTGGAAGATGCCGTTTCCTTGCTGAGTGTGTCGTTCATGGTCATTAATCTTGAAGTTCAGGAACGCGCGCTTCATGCGCGGTGCGCGCCTGCAGTTGGCTTGCGCGCGGCGTCCATTGAAGATAGCGCGTATCGAGTTCCGCGACACGCTTGCAGCCGAGCAGACCGATGACTCGGTCCACTTCGGTCTTGAGAATCTCGATTGCGCGATCCACGCCCGCGCGACCGCCCGCCGCCAGTCCCCACGACGTCGCGCGGCCCAGCAGCACCGCGTCAGCGCCCAGCGCCATTGCCTTGACGATATCGGAGCCGCGCCGGAAACCGCCATCGAGCATCACGGCGAGGCGCCCGTTCACTTCGCGCACGACGTCGGGAAGCACTTCCATCGCGGAGATCGAGCCGTCGAGTTGACGGCCGCCGTGGTTCGACAGCACGATGCCGTCCGCGCCCACGGACACGGCGCGCACCGCGTCTTCCGGATGAATGAGGCCCTTGACGATGAGACGCCCCGGCCACAGGTCGCGCAGCCAACGGATGTCGTCCCACGAGAGCGACGGATCGAGTTCCTTCGCAAGCGCCGATGCCGCGCCGCGCACGCTGTCCTGTCCGGGCGGGAGAAGATCGCCCAGGTTCGCGAACTTCGGCATGCCGCCCGGCCACAGCACATCCATCATCCAGCGGGGATGCGCGATCACGTCGAGCGTATTGCGCAGATCGAGCTTGAGCGGCCGTGCGTAGTTGCGCAGGTCCCATTCGCGCTTGCCATAGATCGCGCTGTCAGTCGTCACGACGAGCGCTTCGACTTGCGCGTGCTTCGCACGCTCAGCCAGTTTCGCGACGAAATCGCGCGTGCGGTACATGTAGACCTGCATCCACACGCGGCCGCCCGCGCTTTGAACCACACGCTCGAGCGCAACAGTCGATGCATTGCTGAGGATGTACGGAATGCCCGCTGCCGCAGCCGCACTCGCGAGCGCGATGTCGCCCTCCCGCGAGAGCAGGCCGCTAAAGCCGGTCGGTCCGATCATGAAGGGCGCCGCGCTCTTGCGCCCGAAGAGGTCGATGCCGATGTCGCGCTTCGATACATCGACGAGCGAACGCGGCCTGAACGCGATATCGGCGAAGACATCGCGATTGCGGTGCAGCGTGCTTTCTTCTTCCGCACCCCCCTCGACGTATTCGAAACAGAAGTTCGGTATGCGCCGCCGCGCCATCGCCCGAAGCTCCTCGATGCTATGCGCGCGGCGCGGATCGTTACCCGTATAAAGACGACGTTGCACTTCACTTCTCCAGCTGTTGTTCCTTGCGGGCGTGCGCTCGCGCCGTCATACCGGCAGCTTCTTCTGATAGTTGATGGCGAGGACCGACAGCACCTGGAAAGCCGCGACGCCGACGAAGAACATCAACGCGAGGAAATACGAACCCGTCGTCTGCACGATATAGCCGATGAAGATCGGCACGAAGATGCCCGCGATATTGCCGACGAAGTTCATGATGCCGTTGAGCGTGCCGGTGCGTGCGCGCGTCGCGAGCATGGCAGGCGTCGCCCAGTTGCAGCCGCCGTTCCAGCGCAGGAAGAACAATGCGACGCACAGGAGCGCGACGACCATGATCGGCGCCTTGGCGAATGCGACGCCGAACATCGCGAGCGCCACGGCCACGGCGCCGATGATCATCATCGTGCGATACACGACGTTCGCGCCCGTGCCCTTCGCCTTCCACTTGTCGGCCAGTTGACCGCCCAGCACTTCGCCCACGAATCCGAAGAAGAAGATGATGAACGTTGCACCGCCGAGCGACTTGAGATCGAAGCCGTGGACCTTGTAGAGGTACGTCGGCAGCCACGTCATCAGGCCGAAGAAAATCAGGTTCGTGCAGGTATGACTAAGACACATACCCCACACCGAACGATACGTGAAGAAGCGCAACAGCGAACCGCCCGCTGCGACCTTCGGCTCGTTCGCGTCTTCTTCCGCATGCGCGCGCTCGATGTAAGCGATCTCTTCCTCGTTGATCGACGGATGTTCGCGCGGCGTATTGCGGATATACCACCACGCCCAGATGCCGCAGAGAATCGTACCGACGCCCGCAACGACGAACGCCGCGCGCCACGATCCGAGCACTGCCATCAACGTGGCGACGACGACCGCGCCGACGCCCGATCCGAGCGCACAGCCGCCATCGAGGAGCGCTGCTCCGCGCGTCTTTTCGTTCTGCGTGAGCCACAGTGCATTGAGCTTGCCGCCGCCCGGATAGATCGGCGCTTCCGTCACACCGAGACCGAGGCGCGTCAGCAGAAGCAGCATCCAGCCGCTGCTCAACGCGCCGAGCGCCTGGAAGAAGCCCCAGCCGACCGTTGCAATGGCGATCAGCGCACGCGGCTTGAGCCGGTCGGCGAGCATGCCCGAAGGCACCTGCATGAACAGATAGGTCCAGAAAAACGAGCTCAGAATGAGGCCCTGACGCTCGGGCGTGAGACTGAATTCCTGCGAGATCGCCGGCATTGCGACGGACAACGCGGCACGGTCGATATAGTTGATGGATACGAGCGTCAGCAGCAGAAGGAATATCTTCCACCGGACGTTGGTCATTCGCATTGTCTGCACACTGGACACATTCATTGTCCGGGTCTCCTGTAAAGTCTTTTATTAAATCGGGCGGGGCTTAGCGGCCCCAGCGCAATACGAGCGGATCGAGCCTGCGCGCGACTTCGAGCAAACCTTCGCGCGTCTTCGGATGCACCGGCGCGAACGGATGACGCACCGCGTCGGAGCGAATCACGCCGCCTTCCTTCATCAGGATCTTGCAAGCAGCGAGTCCGCACTGGCGGTTTTCGTAATTGATGAGCGGAAGCCACTGCTGATACATGAGCGCAGCCTGTTCCTTGTCGCCGCTCATGTAGGCATCGACGATCTTGCGGATGCCGTCGGGATAACCGCCGCCCGTCATCGAGCCGGTCGCGCCTGCTTCGAGGTCCGGCATCAGCGTGATCGCTTCTTCGCCATCCCACGGACCGACGACGCTATCGCCACCGAGTTCGATCAGTTCGCGCAGCTTCGATGCCGCTTGCGCCGTCTCGATCTTGAAGTACGCGACGTTCTCGATCTCGCGCGCCATGCGTGCGAGGAACGGCGCGGACAGCGACGTGCCGGCGACAGGCGCGTCCTGAATCATGATCGGAATGCCGATCGCATCCGACACCTTGCCGTAGAATTCGTGAATGCCCTTCTCCGTCACGCGGATGGTCGCGCCGTGATACGGCGGCATGATCATCACCATCGCGGCGCCCGCGTCCTGCGCGGCGCGGCTGCGGCGCGCGCAGACGTCGGAGCTGAAGTGCGTCGTCGTCACGATGACGGGCACGCGTCCCGCCACATGATCGAGCGCCACGCGCATCACGCTGTCGCGCTCTTCGTCGGAAAGTGCGAACTGCTCGGAGAAATTCGCGAGAATGCAAAGGCCGTTCGAGCCTGCATCGATCATGAAGTCGATGCAGCGCTTCTGGCCTTCGAGGTCGAGCTGCCCGCTCTCGTCGAAGATGGTCGGGACGACAGGGAATACGCCGCGATAACGTTGAGTATTCGACATAGTTAGTACTACCAGATGTGTGAGTTGATGATGCGTCGGCGACGACGCTCGCAGTGCTCAGGTGATCGCGCCGATCTGCCAGGGCACGAATTCGTTCTGACCGTATCCGTGAATTTCGCTGCGCGTGCGCTTGCCGGATGCCGCATCGAGCATGAGCTGAAAGAGTTCGGCGCCCATCTGCTCGATGCTGCGATGGCCGCTCAGGATCGGGCCGCAGTTGAGATCCATGTCTTCCTGCTGGCGGTTCCAGAGCGCATCGTTGGTTGCGATCTTGAGCGACGGCGACGGCGCGCAGCCGTATGCGGATCCGCGTCCGGTCGTGAAGCAGATGAGATTGGCGCCGCCGGCCACTTGTCCGGTCGCGGAGATCGGGTCGTAGCCGGGCGTATCCATGAAGACGAGACCCTTCGCATCGACACGCTGCGCGTATTCGTACACTTCGACGAGATTCGTATTGCCCGCTTTCGCGATGCCGCCAAGCGATTTTTCGAGAACCGTCGTCAAGCCGCCAGCCTTGTTTCCCGCAGAGGGATTGTTGTTCATCGCCGCGCGGCTGCGGGCGCAATAGTCTTCCCACCAGTGAATGCGCGCGACGAGTTTCTCGCCCACTTCGCGGCTGACCGCGCGACGCGTCAGCAGATGTTCCGCACCGTAAATCTCGGGTGTTTCGGAAAGAATTGCTGTGCCGCCATTCGCGACGAGCAGATCGACGGCCGCGCCAAGCGCCGGATTCGCCGAGATGCCGGAATAGCCATCGGAGCCGCCGCATTGCAGTCCGACGATCAGATGCGAGGCCGGCACGGGTTGGCGCTCCACTCGATTCGCGGCGGCCAGCATGCCCTTCAAGACTTCGATGCCATGCGCGACCGTCTTCGCGGTGCCGCCCGTTTCCTGAATGCTGAACGTCTGCAGGAACGGCGCTTCGGTGAGGCCCTGCGTCTCCATGATGCGGCTGATCTGATTCGTCTCGCAGCCGAGGCCGATCACGAGCACGCCTGCGAAGTTCGCATGCGCCGCATAGCCGCCGAGCGTTCGTTGCAGCAGCGCGAGACCTTCGCCTTCGGGATCGACCGCGCAGCCTGCGCCGTGCGTCAGTGCAACGACGCCGTCGACGTTCGGATAGGGCGCGAGGCTCGCCGGATTGGTATCGCGGCGAAAGTGGTCCGCAATCGCGCGGGCCACCGTCGCCGAGCAGTTCACCGAGGTCAGAATGCCGATGTAATTGCGCGTCGCGACGCGGCCATCGGCACGCACGATGCCGTCGAACGTGGCGGCTGTCTTCGCGTATTCGGTTGCGCGTGAGCCCGCGCAATAAGCGTAATCGCGGTCGAACTCGCCCATCGCGATGTTATGCGTATGAACATGTTCTCCAGCGGCGATCGCGCGGCTCGCAAAGCCGATGATCTGTCCATA
The sequence above is a segment of the Caballeronia sp. Lep1P3 genome. Coding sequences within it:
- a CDS encoding ABC transporter permease codes for the protein MQDKRNTVLTERVAARWVRLHSALVLLFLIAPILAIIPLSFNSGSYFSYPMQGFSMRWYQQALTSPDWQRALVNSLGIGAASTIIATCLGTLAALGLSRAQFPLRSVIMPIIISPMIVPIVVVAAGFYLIFAPLGLVNSYPGVVLAHAALGTPFVVITVTASLLSFDQSLLRAASGLGASPWTGFRRVTLPLITPAVATGSVFAFATSFDEVIVILFIGGPEQKTVPRQMWSGIRDSIDPSILAVATMLIVFAVLLFASINWLRARAAAASQALV
- a CDS encoding LysR substrate-binding domain-containing protein — translated: MPAPFTLRQLRYFVATVDHGSVAEASRRLFIAQPSISAAIKALEESFGVQLFIRGHAQGISLTPAGTRFYERAQALLRNARAFEQETLAEADVSAGRVDIGCFETFAPLFLPALIRGFNAVYPGIEIRVRDGDQDELLQGLFAGRFDLVMVYPLGLDASVETHVLTRPQSPYVLLPASHRLAGQARISLFDVYQEPLILLDVAPSRDYFVDLFKPFGLTPRVTFSSPSLELVRGMVGQGFGYSILVTRPPSSLTYDGNEVVSVEIAEDVARSSLVAAWLRRNPLTTPARRFVDYAEEAFRA
- a CDS encoding phytanoyl-CoA dioxygenase family protein, whose translation is MLEEEKEAFARDGAAVLRGVFTDWIAALRSGVEMNVTQPGPDFRDYTAGKTTGRFFGDYCNWQRIEPFRRFVEESPAARIARELMQSERARIFHEHVLVKEPGADKATPWHHDEPYYCVSARQSVSMWVPLDPVPRDTCVEFVAGSHRWGKLFTPRKFTGVAYDRATNGLEEMPDIEANRDEYRILGWDLMPGDAIAFNFHTVHGAPGNRQASNSRRVVSFRWLGDDAVYVDRGGETSPPYRHLAQRLSAGDPLPEDEFPFVG
- a CDS encoding sugar-transfer associated ATP-grasp domain-containing protein encodes the protein MSAVYVESLVKSSWKNLTAHRFHRKHAIEARKILRTIENKHGKTDAAQLRLADAYARDVLGDLCYAPWLHVYTAVNGAFKEGWIPDNYYGWIVVPKMKGLYGQMSHLKPVSRLIFNDDAFPDLGYYVNGLFFTADHAAIPDSQVESMLFSDTDRVAFKLDHSSQGKGVFLMDRKEFCVKRIRELGNGVVQRFIVQHESFDRFASKAVATVRFTTVVDDAGRISLRACFLRLGRAADTYIRPDSEVCVPVDLHSGRLYRKGYLSDWTDTEAHPDSKVRFEGVALPAFDRCAQKVLELHAKVPFARCVGWDVTVDTNENVLVMEWNAEHNDVKFSEATQGPCFSDLQWERLNPFVQHGSRALALQRGAL
- a CDS encoding glucose 1-dehydrogenase; the protein is MSKLAGKVALVTGASKGIGAAIAKALAAEGASVVVNYASSRAGADAVVADITAANGKAIAVAGDVSSAADAKGIVNAAVETYGRLDIVVNNSGVYEFAPIEEITEEHFHKQFNVNVLGVLLVTQAAAKHLGEGASIINVSSVVSRITPPGSAVYSGTKGAVDAITGVLARELGAKKIRVNSINPGMVVTEGTQSSGIIGSDMEAGVLAQTPLGRLGQPDDIASVAVFLASDDARWLTGESIVASGGLR
- a CDS encoding NAD(P)-dependent oxidoreductase; its protein translation is MNDTLSKETASSRRIERVGMIGLGLMGSAIAAQVLSKGFELSVVGHRSRQALEALVAQGAKEVSYADELARSVDMVLICVTGTAQVRDAVFRENGLLAGAREGLIVVDSTTADADFADEAASAFAKKGAAFLDAPVNRTPKEAREGRLNVLAGGDAAVLDRVRPVMQAYAETIHHLGGHGAGYRAKLIHNFIAQANGAILAEAFGTAAKAKLDLHEFAAVCRLSGAHSKTFDRIIPYLLEGDDSGQQFAIRNAAKDMRSYSQLASSYSSTALIAEAVRQMYVIATNLGHGDAYVPHMFDVLAQLNGLASAEKSA
- a CDS encoding alpha-hydroxy acid oxidase, producing MQRRLYTGNDPRRAHSIEELRAMARRRIPNFCFEYVEGGAEEESTLHRNRDVFADIAFRPRSLVDVSKRDIGIDLFGRKSAAPFMIGPTGFSGLLSREGDIALASAAAAAGIPYILSNASTVALERVVQSAGGRVWMQVYMYRTRDFVAKLAERAKHAQVEALVVTTDSAIYGKREWDLRNYARPLKLDLRNTLDVIAHPRWMMDVLWPGGMPKFANLGDLLPPGQDSVRGAASALAKELDPSLSWDDIRWLRDLWPGRLIVKGLIHPEDAVRAVSVGADGIVLSNHGGRQLDGSISAMEVLPDVVREVNGRLAVMLDGGFRRGSDIVKAMALGADAVLLGRATSWGLAAGGRAGVDRAIEILKTEVDRVIGLLGCKRVAELDTRYLQWTPRASQLQARTAHEARVPELQD
- a CDS encoding MFS transporter yields the protein MTNVRWKIFLLLLTLVSINYIDRAALSVAMPAISQEFSLTPERQGLILSSFFWTYLFMQVPSGMLADRLKPRALIAIATVGWGFFQALGALSSGWMLLLLTRLGLGVTEAPIYPGGGKLNALWLTQNEKTRGAALLDGGCALGSGVGAVVVATLMAVLGSWRAAFVVAGVGTILCGIWAWWYIRNTPREHPSINEEEIAYIERAHAEEDANEPKVAAGGSLLRFFTYRSVWGMCLSHTCTNLIFFGLMTWLPTYLYKVHGFDLKSLGGATFIIFFFGFVGEVLGGQLADKWKAKGTGANVVYRTMMIIGAVAVALAMFGVAFAKAPIMVVALLCVALFFLRWNGGCNWATPAMLATRARTGTLNGIMNFVGNIAGIFVPIFIGYIVQTTGSYFLALMFFVGVAAFQVLSVLAINYQKKLPV
- a CDS encoding dihydrodipicolinate synthase family protein: MSNTQRYRGVFPVVPTIFDESGQLDLEGQKRCIDFMIDAGSNGLCILANFSEQFALSDEERDSVMRVALDHVAGRVPVIVTTTHFSSDVCARRSRAAQDAGAAMVMIMPPYHGATIRVTEKGIHEFYGKVSDAIGIPIMIQDAPVAGTSLSAPFLARMAREIENVAYFKIETAQAASKLRELIELGGDSVVGPWDGEEAITLMPDLEAGATGSMTGGGYPDGIRKIVDAYMSGDKEQAALMYQQWLPLINYENRQCGLAACKILMKEGGVIRSDAVRHPFAPVHPKTREGLLEVARRLDPLVLRWGR
- a CDS encoding UxaA family hydrolase, encoding MQNASQHIDGRLEEGGSRSPVIRLHRDDDVVIAREQLVGGALLRDEGITVSGLIPPGHKIATRAIAEGEAVRRYGQIIGFASRAIAAGEHVHTHNIAMGEFDRDYAYCAGSRATEYAKTAATFDGIVRADGRVATRNYIGILTSVNCSATVARAIADHFRRDTNPASLAPYPNVDGVVALTHGAGCAVDPEGEGLALLQRTLGGYAAHANFAGVLVIGLGCETNQISRIMETQGLTEAPFLQTFSIQETGGTAKTVAHGIEVLKGMLAAANRVERQPVPASHLIVGLQCGGSDGYSGISANPALGAAVDLLVANGGTAILSETPEIYGAEHLLTRRAVSREVGEKLVARIHWWEDYCARSRAAMNNNPSAGNKAGGLTTVLEKSLGGIAKAGNTNLVEVYEYAQRVDAKGLVFMDTPGYDPISATGQVAGGANLICFTTGRGSAYGCAPSPSLKIATNDALWNRQQEDMDLNCGPILSGHRSIEQMGAELFQLMLDAASGKRTRSEIHGYGQNEFVPWQIGAIT